Within Fusobacterium gonidiaformans ATCC 25563, the genomic segment TGGAATCGAAGCAAACGCATCAGCTATTAAACATTTAGACAGCAAGTTAAATAAAATAACAGCAATGATGACAGCTATGAATAATGTAGATTTCCAAGATGTTAATGCAGGAGAAGTAGCTATTGGAGCAGGTGTAGGACATTTTGTTGGAGATCAAGCAGTTGCCGTTGGAGTTGCTTATGGAGTCAATGATGACTTAAAAGTTCATGCAAAATGGAGTGGAGTAGCAGGAGATCCTCACTATAATGCAATCGGTGGAGGAGTTACTTACAAATTTAGAACTAGATAGTTTTTCCTTTAGTGAATACAAAAATCCTTAGAGTTTTACTCTAAGGATTTTTTCTTTCTTCTTCTAATTGAAAATGGCAGGCATCTACAAGATTCTTCCAAGTTCCGCCCCAAGTAATTAGGATATGTTGTCGATGTGCAATTTTTTGAATATGTTTTGCTACCGCTTCATAGTATCGATATTCCCAAGTTATCTTTTCTCCTACTTTTATAGCGATGTCAACAGCATGTCCTGTCAAATGATAGCTCTGTAAGGTTCTTGTCTTTTTTTCTTTCAATAATTGTTTCTGCCTTTCTAAAGAACGGCAACCTTCTGTAATGACAAAGGGGAAAGGGCTTGACAAAATTGCTGTTTTCATCAACTTTACCAGTGTAGGATGAACACCTTTTAAATTTTGTAGACTTCTTTTATTGAATAGATACATAGGCTTCTCCTTTAGAAAATACAATTAAATAGAGAAAGAGTATCCACTTTTCCAGGCTCTACTAAAATCAATTTTCCTTCTTTGATTAGCTTGTAAATTGTTGTTAAACTAATTTTTAATTTTTTCGATAACTCGGGGGTAGAGGCTTTAGGGCCAAATTCTGCGATAAGAATGTTTTCCAATTCTTTTGTTCTCATAGTATTTACTCCTTTTGAAAATATAGACTTCCAAATAGTCGAACTGCATAGTAGAAGAGTATTCGAGTATACCAAGAAACTCCAGTTTCTTCCATAATTGTTAAGAAAATCTCATCGGCCTCTTTCCTAGATTGGACTTGTTTTGATCCTTCTTTAGAATATAAAAAATCGTGAATAATACTAGCTAAGGTATAAAGACCAAATGGGGGATAGAAATTCCAAAAGATTCTAGGGATAGAAGACAAATCCGTAATGAAGTGTTTTGGGACAAAAATAACTCGATGTTTCATCGGATATTCAAAGTCCTCAAGAACACAAAACTTAGAAGAAGAGTAAGGGAAAATTTCTAAGCAATGAATGTCTTTCACTGTAATCACCTCCTTTTTTTTTAGTATATAAAAATAACAAAAAAAATTCTAATCACAGAGTGCATAGGCGAAAAATAAATTTGATTTCCATATATTTTTATTATATAATTTTATTAGGACAAATAAGAGTCCTAATTTTGGAAGTAGGAGGAGGAATGGAATGAAAATTTCAGAAGAAGACCTATCGACAGAAATTATAGAACAACTTGTAAATATGGTAGGCGAATTTACCAATGTTAATGATTTAGCGGAAACTCTAAATGTTAGTCGAACAACGATTAGTCGGAAAATTGAAGAAGGGGAGATTGTGGCTTTTCATTTCGGATCAAGAGTCATTGTAGTTACTAGGAGTTTGCAAGGAATTATTGAAAAATTTTTATAAATCTTTCGTCTGTGTTCTCTATGATTTTCTTTTTTATAAAAAGTTTGTTATGCTAGTCTTGTGAAGCAAAGCTAGCAGGATTCACAAAAATAAAAAAGGAGATGATGTTCTATGAATACGAGAGAAACCATTCAAAAAAGAGTGAAAACTTTGGAAACTTCTATTAAGAGAGAAAAAGCTATTTTACAAGAGTTGGAAAGCGATAAAGCGACCATCCAACGAATTGAAGATCTTGTGGAAAAAGGAATTGCTTTAGCAAGTGATTCTCATTATGCTTCCTATGATGAATGGAAGTTACATTTAGAAAAGCAAGTGAAACGAGGAGAGAGAAGCTTAGAAAACTTGAAAATAAGAAAAGCAGAGTTAGAAGCCTTTCGTTTCTACTTAGAGAAAGTGGGAGCATAGAAACAAAAAGCCAATGGGATTAACCAAGCCCATTGGCTTTTGTTT encodes:
- a CDS encoding M15 family metallopeptidase, which produces MYLFNKRSLQNLKGVHPTLVKLMKTAILSSPFPFVITEGCRSLERQKQLLKEKKTRTLQSYHLTGHAVDIAIKVGEKITWEYRYYEAVAKHIQKIAHRQHILITWGGTWKNLVDACHFQLEEERKNP
- a CDS encoding helix-turn-helix domain-containing protein gives rise to the protein MRTKELENILIAEFGPKASTPELSKKLKISLTTIYKLIKEGKLILVEPGKVDTLSLFNCIF
- a CDS encoding DUF1353 domain-containing protein yields the protein MKDIHCLEIFPYSSSKFCVLEDFEYPMKHRVIFVPKHFITDLSSIPRIFWNFYPPFGLYTLASIIHDFLYSKEGSKQVQSRKEADEIFLTIMEETGVSWYTRILFYYAVRLFGSLYFQKE
- a CDS encoding helix-turn-helix domain-containing protein; protein product: MKISEEDLSTEIIEQLVNMVGEFTNVNDLAETLNVSRTTISRKIEEGEIVAFHFGSRVIVVTRSLQGIIEKFL